A single window of Drosophila suzukii chromosome 3, CBGP_Dsuzu_IsoJpt1.0, whole genome shotgun sequence DNA harbors:
- the LOC108011851 gene encoding uncharacterized protein: protein MFKFFAMCLFALLAVACGKPQFLTAYSAASPLVAASPYAYSSGLYASPYSAAYTSGVYATPYAYGAYSPYSSAYYLRR from the exons ATGTTCAAGTTT TTCGCTATGTGCCTGTTCGCCCTGTTGGCCGTTGCCTGTGGCAAGCCGCAATTCCTGACCGCCTACAGTGCGGCCTCCCCCTTGGTGGCTGCCTCGCCCTACGCCTACTCCAGTGGACTCTACGCCTCTCCGTACAGTGCGGCCTACACCAGCGGCGTCTATGCCACGCCCTACGCCTACGGAGCCTACAGCCCCTACAGCAGCGCCTACTACCTGAGACGTTGA